In a genomic window of Rhopalosiphum maidis isolate BTI-1 chromosome 4, ASM367621v3, whole genome shotgun sequence:
- the LOC113558410 gene encoding F-box only protein 17-like, with the protein MMDILKNHYETFDLLPDEMVVYTLSFIDADTLLDCRLVCKRWRELIDAYVFQEKASRENKYVNNGRGYYSFSKIDSNNIRKLELPWYVFHVICKYDPFNRNLVKNHCGQNEYTHWNITNDHNWWTIEQTPQGAPPLPDDPDFDGHTSCFVSTYRLCSKRQKIIFKNYGLNDIVMKTLQPEISVSEWYTGRFDCGCKYALRATVHDRNDKLIEQHNYNDILPQWEANIWTKASHSFKNQSNASQLILYHSGVDTQYWAGHYGTKISGSVVKILLPIKFKCAES; encoded by the exons atgatggatatattaaaaaatcattatgagACTTTTGATTTACTACCAGATGAAATGGTTGTATACACATTAAGCTTTATCGATGCAGATACCCTTTTGGATTGCAGACTTGTGTGCAAAAGATGGCGAGAACTTATAGATGCATACGTATTTCAAGAAAAAGCTTCACGAGAAAATAAGTATGTGAATAATGGTAGAGGATACTATAGTTTTTCCAAAATTGATTCAAATAATATCAGAAAGCTAGAATTGCCATGGTACGTGTTTCATGTCATATGCAAATATGACccatttaatagaaatttagTGAAAAACCACTGTGGACAAA atGAATATACGCATTGGAATATAACTAACGATCATAATTGGTGGACTATTGAACAAACACCACAAGGTGCTCCTCCATTACCTGATGATCCCGATTTTGATGGCCATACAAGCTGTTTTGTATCAACATATCGATTATGTTCAAAAAGGCAAAAAatcatattcaaaaattatggtTTGAATGATATTGTCATGAAAACTCTTCAACCTGAAATATCAGTTAGTGAATG gTATACTGGTCGTTTTGATTGTGGCTGCAAATATGCATTAAGGGCAACTGTTCATGATAGAAATGATAAGTTAATAGAACAACACaattacaatgatattttaccTCAGTGGGAGGCTAATATTTGGACAAAa gcttcacattcatttaaaaatcagaGTAATGcatctcaattaattctataTCATTCTGGAGTAGACACACAGTATTGGGCTGGTCACTATGGTACCAAAATATCTGGTTCTGTAGTAAAAATTTTGCtaccaataaaatttaaatgtgccGAGTCttag
- the LOC113556668 gene encoding cyclin-dependent kinase 9 produces the protein MTNLNGVLTPPSTPSPNLLQMNMAREREKYLEEYNFPFCEAATKFEKLAKIGQGTFGEVFKARDKKNHKFTVAMKKILMENEKEGFPITALREIRILQLLKHDNVVNLLEICQTRATQFNRYRSTFYLVFEFCEHDLAGLLSNTKVKFSLGEIKQVIQQMLNGLYYIHSNKILHRDMKAANVLITKTGTLKLADFGLARAFSAQKNGQPNRYTNRVVTLWYRPPELLLGDRNYGPPVDLWGAGCIMAEMWTRSPIMQGNSEQQQLTLISQLCGSITPEVWPKVESLDLYNQLELVKGQKRKVKERLKPYVRDPMGCDLLDKLLVLDPAKRFDADSALNHDFFWTDPMPCDLSKMLSQQTQSNFEYLAPRRLNNHQSSAMRPASTVPSQGTSTSTTSGFHERVF, from the exons ATGACGAATTTAAATGGTGTGTTGACACCACCGTCAACACCATCACCCAATCTACTGCAGATGAACATGGCTCGCGAGAGAGAAAAATACTTGGAAGAGTATAACTTCCCATTTTGTGAAGCTGccacaaaatttgaaaaactgGCAAAGATTGGTCAAGGCACTTTTgg tgaaGTGTTCAAAGCAcgagacaaaaaaaatcataaatttacagttgctatgaaaaaaattctcaTGGAAAATGAAAAAGAAGGA TTTCCAATCACTGCTCTTAGAGAAATTCGAATATTACAACTATTAAAGCACGATAATGTAGTAAATCTATTGGAAATCTGTCAAACTAgag cTACTCAGTTCAATCGTTAtcgttcaacattttatttggtGTTTGAATTCTGCGAACATGATTTAGCTGGTCTGCTATCAAATACTAAAGTGAAGTTCAGTCTTGGAGAGATTAAGCAAGTAATTCAACAAATGCTCAATGGCCTCTACTACATACACAGTAACAAG ATATTGCATCGTGACATGAAAGCagcaaatgtattaattaccaAAACTGGGACATTAAAATTGGCTGATTTTGGTCTAGCTAGAGCATTCAGTGCACAGAAAAATGGTCAacctaatag atacaCTAATCGAGTTGTAACATTATGGTATCGCCCTCCCGAGTTGTTGCTTGGGGATCGTAATTATGGTCCGCCTGTAGACTTGTGGGGAGCTGGATGCATCATGGCTGAAATGTGGACTCGTAGTCCAATTATGCAGGGTAATTCTGAACAACAacaattaactttaatatctCAACTATGTGGTTCAATAACACCAGAAGTCTGGCCTAAAGTTGAATCTTTAGATTTGTATAATCAATTGGAATTGGTTAAAGGACAAAAACGAAAG GTGAAAGAACGACTAAAGCCTTATGTACGTGATCCAATGGGTTGTGATCTATTAGATAAACTCTTAGTACTGGATCCAGCCAAAAGATTTGATGCTGATTCAGCTTTAAATCACGACTTTTTCTGGACAGATCCTATGCCATGTGATCTATCTAAAATGTTGTCTCAACAAACACAaagtaattttgaatatttggcTCCACGCAGACTTAATAACCATCAGTCATCTGCCATGCGACCAGCGTCAACCGTTCCAAGTCAAGGGACGTCTACATCTACTACTTCCGGTTTTCACGAACGTGTTTTCTAG
- the LOC113555779 gene encoding NADH dehydrogenase [ubiquinone] 1 beta subcomplex subunit 8, mitochondrial gives MALPRVINGMLRTKAIYSVSSRSVVSHEPWKPGPYPKTEAERLAAAKKYGLLPEEYAPHPDDGLGFGDYPKLPDIGQDSKSEYYPWDCPEHNRNFGEILHVHADMWGSDKGDPNYREKARFPDWQRVSSLFAAVFGISGLMLSGDYLCKRYRPFMPKQWPQENVKYYTYSDKYF, from the exons ATGGCTTTGCCCCGTGTGATTAACGGGATGTTACGCACCAAAGCTATTTATTCAGTGTCTAGCAGAAGTGTGGTGTCACATGAACCCTGGAAGCCCGGTCCATATCCAAAAACTGAAGCAGAACGACTTGCTGCTGCAAAAAAGTATGGCCTGCTACCGGAAGAGTATGCACCCCATCCAGATGATGGTTTAGGTTTTGGTGACTACCCAAAGTTACCAGACATTGGCCAGGATTCTAAAAGTGAATATTATCCATGGGACTGTCCTGAACATAATAGAAACTTTG gtGAGATATTGCACGTTCATGCTGACATGTGGGGTTCAGATAAAGGTGACCCAAATTATAGAGAAAAAGCTAGATTTCCTGATTGGCAGAGAGTATCATCATTGTTCGCTGCAGTTTTTGGAATAAGTGGATTGATGCTTTCTGGGGATTATTTGTGTAAACGGTATAGACCATTTATGCCTAAACAATGGCCTcaagaaaatgttaaatattatacttattcagATAAATATTTCTGA
- the LOC113556946 gene encoding solute carrier family 35 member F5, with protein sequence MHNLSQRLTLGLLLLLLADIIWIMSSKLINYVPYQTDDYKKPFFFAYTKASIFTLYFLVYILFKELRKPCGNQTNYMFVNFDTIENDDDDDEDDNVFTDETERLSTASYVPIKNPSVTSGTESDDSGTVKPNNKVVRFNKVAEVRHLSETEATEALMARLSYAATIRAREICRLSRQLLNLHQTAKLAFTVAPLWGVANLLHQVSMVYMEHTLVSVVLSTTSFFTLLLSLFFVTPPTDRFTVTKLITVLFSITGNVIITLPDSHFSFSEINVGFALSLCSAIFYALNIVTLRSWVDHEDKLDIILYFGLVGLFNVLMFWPLFIFLHYFELETFEWPNRQQAISLLINGVVKATLPEVIWLWGCLLTSSIIATMSIGLTIPMSLMLYGISSQNKSDNERFLLPSFYLGLVPTTFSYFCLIWLTYRFNYNQNEYNCLSRCQRKNLIRLRDSDAEQAESLIQIHETDKEV encoded by the exons ATGCACAATCTGTCCCAAAGACTTACACTTGGCTTGTTGTTATTACTGTTGGCAGATATAATATGGATTATGTCATCAAAACTTATTAAC taTGTTCCTTACCAAACTGATGATTACAAAAAGCCATTTTTCTTTGCCTATACCAAAGCTTCAATATTTACTCTCTACTTtctggtatatatattatttaaggaaTTACGGAAGCCTTGTGGAAACCAAACTAATTATATG TTTGTTAATTTTGATACAATCGAAAatgatgacgatgatgatgaagatgataatgtttttactgATGAAACTGAAAGATTA agCACAGCAAGCTATGTTCCCATTAAAAATCCTAGTGTGACTTCTGGTACAGAGAGTGATGATTCAGGAACTGTGAAGCCAAATAATAAAGTTGTTCGATTTAACAAAGTTGCTgag gttAGACATTTATCTGAAACAGAAGCAACAGAAGCATTAATGGCTCGTTTATCGTATGCTGCTACAATTAGAGCAAGAGAAATTTGCCGTTTATCAAGGCAGTTACTAAATTTACATCAAACTGCAAAGCTAGCTTTTACAGTAGCACCACTT tGGGGTGTTGCTAATTTATTACATCAAGTGTCTATGGTTTACATGGAACATACCCTAGTGTCTGTTGTATTGTCCACAACTAGCTTTTTCACTCTTCTGCTATCTCTATTTTTTGTTACGCCTCCTACAGATCGTTTCACGGtcactaaattaataactgtattattcAGCATAACCGGAAAC gtTATAATTACTTTACCTGATTctcattttagttttagtgAAATTAATGTTGGATTTGCATTATCCTTATGTAGTgctattttttatgcattgaATATTGTAACATTACGATCTTGGGTAGATCATGAagataaattagatattatattgtactttg gtCTTGTTGGTCTATTTAATGTTCTAATGTTCTGGCCACTGTTCATTTTTCttcattattttgaacttGAAACCTTTGAATGGCCTAACAGACAACAAGCAATTTCATTGTTAATAAATGGAGTTGTAAAAGCAACATTGCCTGAAGTCATATGGTTATG gggATGTTTGCTGACATCATCAATTATTGCAACAATGTCTATAGGACTAACTATTCCAATGTCTTTAATGCTATATGGCATTTCCAGTCAAAACAAGTCTGATAATGAGCGATTTTTGTTACcatcattttatttaggttTAGTTCCTACAACTTTCTCTTATTTTTGTCTAATTTGGTTAACATacagatttaattataatcaaaatgaatacaattgtTTAAGTCGTTGCcagagaaaaaatttaattag GCTTAGAGATAGTGATGCCGAACAAGCAGAATCACTTATACAAATTCACGAAACAGACAAAGaagtatga